The sequence CGCACCGCCACTTAAGGCAAATGGAATGTTGGTTAGCACAATCGTAGTTAAACCCATTGAACCCATCGAGCTAAACAATAAAATCACGATCAATAACAAGGCTACAGGAATCACCATCAGTAAATTGGCACTGGCGCGAGCCTGGTTTTCGAACTCACCGCCGTATTCAATAAAGTAGCCCGGTTCAAGATTCACGTTAGTGCTGACTCGCTGTTGCAGCTCGTTTACAAAACCGACAACATCGCGATTTTCAACATTGCTAGTAATTAATGCATAGCGATTAGAGTTTTCGCGTTCGATAATGGCGGGTCCCTGCTCGAAAGTGATGTCAGCAAGTTGCTGAAGAGCAACAGTTTCGCCGTTGTCCATTACAATAGGCAGAGACTCGATGTTGTTGACAGAGTGGTAGTTACCCACTGACTTTTGCGAGCCCATAACAATGGGGGTGCGAATACGTCCGTCTACGGCTTCACTGATAGGATAACCGCTTAGTTGTGACAGAATAAACTCACTAAAGTTTTGTTTTGAGATACCGTAGTAGCGCAGTTGTTGCATCTTCGGCACTATGCTTAAAAAGCGAGCGCCAGTTATTACACTCGCCTGTACGTCAACCGCACCTTGCACTTGTTCAGCTTGCTCAATGACTTTATCGGTAATATTAGCCAGAGTATTCATGTCATCGCCAAACACTTTAATTGAAACATCACCGCTACTACCGGTAAGCATTTCCGAAATACGCATTTGAATAGGCTGCGTGAAGTTAACATTCATGCCCGGATAGGCTGATACGATCTCACGAATGGCATCAATAAGCTCTTGCTTGCTATCAAAACGCCAACTGTCTTTGGGATTAAGTTCCATGAAGACGTCCGTTTCGTTAAGTCCCATGGGATCTAAACCGAGTTCATCAGACCCTGTACGGGCAACAATTTGTTTGATCTCGGGGATCTTAGCGAGTAGTTCATGCTCGACTTGAGTATCCAGAGCGACGGATTCTTGCAGCGAGATAGTCGGTGACTTTTCAAGTTGCACAATAATATCGCCCTCGTCCATGGTGGGCATAAAAGTCTTACCCACCATAAGAAAACTGACAATGCTTAAGCCGAATACAGCGGCAAAACCCATCATTGTGGCACGACGGTGCTTAATAACATGAGATAGAATATGCCGATAGCGGTTCTGCATCCGCTCAAGAGACTTATTGCGGCGGTTTTTAGGTCGCATTAATAACGAGCCCAGCGCCGGAATGAGTGTTAGTGAAGTTGCTAACGCTGCGGTTATAGCGATAACAATAGTCAACGCTACTGGTGAAAATAGCTTGCCCTCCAGCCCAGTCAGGGTGAGTAAGGGTAAAAACACCAAAATAATAATCACGGTACCGCTAACCACCGATGGTGCAACGGCCAGGCTGGCACGGTAAATCTTGTGTAACAGGGGCAACCTTTTTTTGGAATTTAATTCGGTTTCAATTTTTTCAGTGATAACGACTGATGAATCGACAATCATACCGATGGCAATAACCAGCCCGCCTAAACTCATTAAGTTTGCCGATAAACCCAGTAATCGAAGGCTAATAAAGGTAATAAGAGCTGCTACGGGAATCGATAATGAAACCAAAATTGAAGCACGCACATTGCGTAAAAAGAAAACCAGTACCGCAATAACTAATACGATAGATTGCATCAGCGCATCAGAAATTCCGGCAATAGCTGTGTCGATAAGACCTTTACGGTTATAGAACACGTTAATGTCCGTGTTTTCTGGCAAACTCGGTTGTATTTGTGTCAACTTTTGTTCTACAGCTTCTACCACGGCTGCGGCATTAGCGCCTTTTAAGCCGACGACCAGACCTTCGACGGCTTCCTCTCCATCTTTGGTAATAGCGCCAAAACGTGGGAGGTAACTGAGCGAAACTTCACCGAGTTGATCAAGACGATAAACTTGCTGCTGTTGATTCGCTACGTTAATAGCGGCGAGATCATCAAGCGCAACAATACGACCGGTTACCCGTGCACTGAACGTTTCGGTGCCTTGCGTGATGCGACCGAGATTACCGACTTGGTTGGCATCAGCCAAGGCGTCTTTTATTGCTTGTAGTGAAACTCCGGCATCGCTTAACTTCGACGCCGATGGTGTAAACTGGAAGGTTCTGACTTTCCCTCCCAAATTTGTCACGT comes from Idiomarina sp. X4 and encodes:
- a CDS encoding efflux RND transporter permease subunit, coding for MISRMLSFSLKNRLFVFITFLLIIASGIQSTRQLPVDAFPEISPTQVNVILRAPGMAAERVENQVTHPLETELLGIPNQTILRSTTKYGITSITLDFEEGTDIYWARQQVAEKIAAVSKDLPTGIQGGMAPMSTPLSEMFMFTVENPEMNLAQKRHLLDWVIRPALRTVEGVADVTNLGGKVRTFQFTPSASKLSDAGVSLQAIKDALADANQVGNLGRITQGTETFSARVTGRIVALDDLAAINVANQQQQVYRLDQLGEVSLSYLPRFGAITKDGEEAVEGLVVGLKGANAAAVVEAVEQKLTQIQPSLPENTDINVFYNRKGLIDTAIAGISDALMQSIVLVIAVLVFFLRNVRASILVSLSIPVAALITFISLRLLGLSANLMSLGGLVIAIGMIVDSSVVITEKIETELNSKKRLPLLHKIYRASLAVAPSVVSGTVIIILVFLPLLTLTGLEGKLFSPVALTIVIAITAALATSLTLIPALGSLLMRPKNRRNKSLERMQNRYRHILSHVIKHRRATMMGFAAVFGLSIVSFLMVGKTFMPTMDEGDIIVQLEKSPTISLQESVALDTQVEHELLAKIPEIKQIVARTGSDELGLDPMGLNETDVFMELNPKDSWRFDSKQELIDAIREIVSAYPGMNVNFTQPIQMRISEMLTGSSGDVSIKVFGDDMNTLANITDKVIEQAEQVQGAVDVQASVITGARFLSIVPKMQQLRYYGISKQNFSEFILSQLSGYPISEAVDGRIRTPIVMGSQKSVGNYHSVNNIESLPIVMDNGETVALQQLADITFEQGPAIIERENSNRYALITSNVENRDVVGFVNELQQRVSTNVNLEPGYFIEYGGEFENQARASANLLMVIPVALLLIVILLFSSMGSMGLTTIVLTNIPFALSGGAISLWLSGEYMSVPASVGFIALMGVAILNGIVMISHFEQTRVHYSDFTSLVIEGAKDRLRPVLITAITAIFGLIPLLMSSGPGSEVQKPLAVVVIGGLITATLATLLLLPILYLLVNRKSGDA